CGCGACGTCGACGATCATGCCTCTCGCCTCCATGCGGCGGATCATCTCGCGCCCGGCCTCCGTCAGTCCGGTTCGCGCCGCGCCATGCGCCGAGCCGGCCATCTCATTGTCGAAGAAATGCGTTGGCGACATCATCCGGTAGCCGGCGTCGAAGAGCACGTCGACATTGGCCGGGTCGCCTTCCAGCACCTGGGCTCCTTCGAGTGCGAGCACGCCGGCGACGATATCGGGCTCAACCTTGCGGCGGGCGAGAAACCGCTCCAGGTCGCCACGGCTGTAGATCATCGTCAGCTTCCCGTCCGACTTCGCCGCGAACTCCTTCAGCCGCTCAGCCTGGTAGAGCGCGCGCTCTTTCAGGCTGATCCATGTCCTGGGTGGCCAGCGCTGCGCGATGGCGAGGAGCGTGATGTTGTCGCTGTCGGCCGTGTTGTGGTCGATGTTGAGGCCGCGCGGTGTCTTTGACACCACCGAAAAGACCTGCACCGCCACATTGCCTTCGATCAGCCGCGGCACATCCACCTGCCCCCGCGTGCCTTTTTCGAGCAGATCGCGACCCCACAGCAGCGAATCGGCATGCAGATCCGCGACCGTCAGCGTCCTGTGAAGTTCACCCGCGCGCTCGGAGACGGAATAGGGCGGCGGTTCGATCACCGCGTTCATGCCGCGCTCCACCTCGGCGGGCGCGACGAAGAAGAAGACGCCGAGGCTGACGAGAATAAGGACAACCAGGACCCCAAGAGCCCATTTCAGAAATCGCGGCACTGTCTCCCCCCTCATGCAGATCATCCGACAGGTGCGCGCAAGCATGCCATACGTCAAGCGCCGGCGCGTGCCTAACAAGCGCCTTGACAGCGCCCGGTCGGATCGCGGATGACTGTCGCCGCCGCGGGTGTAGCTCAATGGTAGAGCAGCAGCTTCCCAAGCTGAATACGAGGGTTCGATTCCCTTCACCCGCTCCATCCTTTCTCCGGTATGCGGCGACTTTTGACCCGGTGGCGTGGAAACCTTCCCTAACGGAGCGTCTTTACTTGGCTGAATAGAAAAAGTGATTCTCATTCTCGCCAGGGAACATGAAAGGCAAATACGCGATCGCGGCGGCTGCAGAAGTTCCAGTCGAGTATATTAAGTATCAAGAACATATCTATTTGTATAAATTATAATAAGACATATGTGTGACGAATTTCACACAATATGACATATACTATGTAATATAGCTCGTTCCACTGCGATAAAATCCAGTATATTGCCAGATTTTCCTTGCCTTATCTCATTCCGACTGTATTTTCCGTTCGGTCAAAAATTGAATCCTGGAGGATAGGATGACGAGGTTGTCACATGTGGCCAAAATCGCCTCGCTGGCGGTTGGAGCCACGCTGCTGCTGGCTGGGACGGGCAGCGCGCAGATTGGGAACGGGGCGCAGACTATCGAAGCCTTTCCGTCGGGCCAGTCTTCGGCTTCGGCCCCCGTCGGTCCGGGACTGAGCCGCCTGCCTACCACGACGCCCACGGTGACGCCCTATGCGTCCACCGGCGGAACGCCGCCCGTCGGCAATGCCGCTGGTGCAATCGGCGAAAGCGGGGTGGGCAGCAATGCCTACGGCCTGAACACCTCGTACAAGTGGCCTTACACCATTGCCCGAGTGGCGGTGACTGGCGCACCATATAATACGACCAACGGCGCAGCGGTGCCTGTCTCGAGCCGTCCTTATCGCTATGCCGGCAAGCTCTGGATGCGTTTTGGCTCAAGCTGGTACGTCTGCACCGCTTCGCTCG
The Mesorhizobium australicum genome window above contains:
- a CDS encoding dipeptidase yields the protein MRGETVPRFLKWALGVLVVLILVSLGVFFFVAPAEVERGMNAVIEPPPYSVSERAGELHRTLTVADLHADSLLWGRDLLEKGTRGQVDVPRLIEGNVAVQVFSVVSKTPRGLNIDHNTADSDNITLLAIAQRWPPRTWISLKERALYQAERLKEFAAKSDGKLTMIYSRGDLERFLARRKVEPDIVAGVLALEGAQVLEGDPANVDVLFDAGYRMMSPTHFFDNEMAGSAHGAARTGLTEAGREMIRRMEARGMIVDVAHGSMAQIDDVLAIATKPIVVSHTGVRGTCDNGRNLTDDQVRAIADKGGLIGIGFWDVAVCGTSADDIARAQLYVANLVGAENVGLGSDFDGAVTTPFDATGMAKITEALLKAGMSPADIGEVMGGSQVRFLMETLPQ